In Salvelinus namaycush isolate Seneca chromosome 17, SaNama_1.0, whole genome shotgun sequence, one genomic interval encodes:
- the LOC120062265 gene encoding fibroblast growth factor 2-like — translation MATGEITTLPATPDDGGSGGFPPGNFKEPKRLYCKNGGYFLRINSNGSVDGIREKNDPHIKLQLQATSVGEVVIKGVSANRYLAMNGDGRLFGTRRTTDECYFMERLESNNYNTYRSRKYPDMYVALKRTGQYKSGSKTGPGQKAILFLPMSARR, via the exons ATGGCCACAGGAGAAATCACCACTCTACCTGCCACACCTGACGATGGAGGCAGTGGCGGCTTCCCTCCAGGAAACTTTAAGGAGCCCAAGAGGCTGTACTGTAAAAACGGGGGCTACTTCTTGAGGATAAACTCTAATGGAAGCGTGGACGGGATCCGAGAGAAGAACGACCCCCACA TCAAGCTTCAACTCCAGGCGACCTCAGTGGGGGAGGTAGTGATCAAGGGGGTCTCAGCCAACCGTTATCTGGCCATGAATGGAGATGGAAGACTGTTTGGAACG agaCGGACAACAGATGAATGCTACTTCATGGAGAGGTTGGAGAGTAACAACTACAACACCTACCGCTCTCGGAAGTACCCTGACATGTATGTGGCGTTGAAAAGGACTGGCCAGTACAAGTCAGGATCCAAAACTGGACCGGGCCAAAAAGCCATTCTCTTTCTCCCCATGTCAGCCAGACGCTGA